The following are encoded together in the Spiroplasma apis B31 genome:
- a CDS encoding NCS2 family permease has protein sequence MDKIKKNDDFKINKTKGELDESIKRRSFFKFDYLKTTFKKEIIGGFSTFLAMLYILSVEPDILSKAKSVVEGGANMNAGGIFVATAVSAFIATLVMGLCSNLPVGLAPSMGLNAMFTFNIANNGIGYEGALIATLISSILFTIVSITKLRAILIRSIPHSLHLAIGVGIGFFIAYVGLTNIGWFKTSGGIPSAELSNFKLNYPGIILGTVILFGSVLLYFKKFIAPVAVMMLGGFILAIILANTTNDQAVQESFKSAKWVGWNYDDFDGVWYNLKNTFTQFGNTNIWNKPIIYVSIFIFVILNFFDATGTLKAINIEYNRITGLNTELTQKSLIIDAGATIGGSLLGVSHMSAYVESCVGISQGAKSGFANIITSLCFALSLALFPIFKMMPSCISGAATVFIGTVMMKSIIDIEWKKPEISLGAFLSIIFMITTYSIANGIALGLMGYTIGCIGTKKTKEIHPLLWFLDVVFILYFIAYAFIQ, from the coding sequence ATGGATAAAATCAAAAAAAATGATGATTTTAAAATAAATAAAACAAAGGGTGAGCTTGATGAATCAATCAAGCGCAGAAGTTTCTTTAAATTTGATTATTTAAAGACTACTTTCAAAAAAGAAATAATTGGTGGTTTCAGTACATTTTTAGCAATGCTTTACATTCTTTCAGTAGAACCAGATATATTAAGTAAAGCTAAAAGTGTTGTAGAAGGTGGAGCAAACATGAATGCTGGTGGTATTTTTGTTGCAACAGCCGTGTCTGCATTTATTGCAACTTTAGTAATGGGTTTATGTTCTAATTTACCTGTTGGACTAGCACCAAGTATGGGTTTAAATGCAATGTTTACATTTAACATAGCAAACAACGGTATTGGATATGAAGGTGCTTTGATTGCAACCCTAATATCTTCAATATTATTTACAATTGTATCAATTACAAAATTAAGAGCAATATTAATAAGAAGTATTCCTCACTCATTACACTTAGCAATTGGTGTAGGAATTGGTTTTTTTATAGCATATGTTGGATTAACAAACATTGGTTGATTCAAAACTAGTGGAGGAATTCCTTCAGCAGAATTATCAAATTTCAAATTAAATTACCCAGGTATAATACTAGGAACAGTAATTTTATTTGGATCAGTTTTATTATATTTCAAAAAATTTATTGCACCAGTAGCAGTTATGATGCTTGGTGGATTTATATTAGCTATTATATTAGCAAATACAACAAATGATCAAGCTGTACAAGAATCATTTAAATCTGCTAAATGAGTGGGTTGAAACTATGATGACTTTGATGGAGTTTGATATAACTTGAAAAATACATTTACTCAATTTGGTAATACAAATATATGAAATAAACCTATAATTTATGTATCAATATTTATATTTGTTATATTAAACTTTTTCGATGCAACTGGAACATTAAAAGCTATAAACATCGAATATAATCGTATTACTGGTTTAAATACTGAGTTAACACAAAAATCATTGATTATCGATGCAGGAGCTACAATTGGTGGATCTTTACTTGGTGTCAGCCATATGTCAGCTTATGTAGAAAGTTGTGTTGGTATATCTCAAGGTGCAAAAAGTGGATTTGCAAATATCATAACATCACTTTGTTTCGCATTAAGCTTAGCATTGTTCCCAATATTTAAAATGATGCCAAGTTGTATAAGTGGTGCAGCTACTGTTTTCATCGGAACTGTAATGATGAAATCAATTATAGACATTGAGTGAAAAAAACCAGAAATTAGTCTTGGTGCTTTCTTGTCAATAATATTTATGATAACAACATACTCAATAGCAAATGGTATCGCACTTGG
- a CDS encoding DJ-1 family glyoxalase III produces MANIAVFVATGFEETEMIATVDVLRRAEQIFKGTFPVIDIISVNDKKNIKGSHNIEVMADKTIQEINFDDYDCFVLPGGQHGTDNLMSCDNLLKGLKEQAKLGKVMAAICAAPQILGFLDLVDGIEVTHYPGCDKYLDKAIKKPHMSAIADGNVITGSSIGGALQFGLQIVDHFTSTEQMLHIHKTLVFNY; encoded by the coding sequence ATGGCAAATATAGCGGTTTTTGTTGCTACTGGTTTTGAAGAAACTGAAATGATAGCAACTGTGGATGTATTAAGAAGAGCAGAACAAATTTTTAAAGGAACTTTTCCAGTTATTGATATTATTTCAGTAAATGATAAAAAAAATATTAAAGGATCACATAACATAGAAGTTATGGCTGATAAAACAATTCAAGAGATAAACTTTGATGATTATGATTGCTTTGTTTTACCTGGTGGACAACATGGAACTGATAATTTAATGTCTTGTGATAACTTATTGAAAGGATTAAAAGAACAAGCAAAGTTAGGGAAAGTAATGGCAGCTATTTGTGCTGCACCTCAAATTCTAGGTTTCTTAGATTTAGTGGATGGCATAGAAGTAACTCATTACCCAGGATGTGATAAGTACTTAGATAAAGCGATAAAAAAACCACATATGAGTGCTATTGCAGACGGTAATGTAATAACAGGTAGTTCAATTGGTGGCGCTTTACAATTTGGTTTGCAAATAGTCGATCATTTTACTTCTACTGAACAAATGCTACACATCCACAAAACATTAGTGTTTAATTACTAA
- a CDS encoding ATP-binding cassette domain-containing protein, protein MLNKVIEVKNLNKKFKSGYGIFDINFTVEYGKVFGYLGPNGAGKSTTIRSLMGFIKADSGSSNITYKNKNEELINDIVSYDSWVDSNKVQRNLGYVPGEISFPIHMTGIDLLKQIFRLRNMSDWNDVRKLIDYWEFNPNMKIKKMSKGMKQKVALVIAWMHNPDIIVLDEPTTGLDPLMQDKFVKLVQKSKEEGKAIILSSHIFSEIEKTCDYVAIIKRGKIVSTVDVKDIQYNEEKTYEIKFKNEVDEQKIISHKWKVKSFENNIMFVVVENKDINDFIQTISHNDIEFIKEHPLDLEQYFMKYYQNEIEKDVIEKLDNIELKSGAKKSFVSFELIKDTSRKSFWLWFFMTIIPTIMSIVVFSVMFNNQSVLDKVASGVSWEIIINGAITSLITSTTGIAYLLILVYLLVTGNSLVAGEVEKGTMVNLLTTNQSRKSVLLTKMLTYISFLVLSIFILFITSISTIGILGKGSEINFGLIGMYFIGLFLIILLMSSISFLSSCYFNKSAYSLATAGGIAIIFYVLYFVSKINESVEFLKYFSLNTLFTIDYTEVGQVGKYLGQYLSMFILSIGLYTTSYFVFTKKDLPL, encoded by the coding sequence ATGCTTAATAAAGTAATCGAAGTAAAAAACTTAAATAAAAAATTCAAATCAGGCTATGGTATATTTGATATTAATTTCACAGTTGAATATGGAAAAGTTTTTGGTTATTTAGGACCTAACGGTGCTGGTAAATCCACTACAATAAGAAGTTTGATGGGATTTATAAAAGCAGATAGTGGGAGCTCAAATATAACATATAAAAATAAAAATGAAGAGTTAATTAATGATATTGTTTCATATGATTCTTGAGTTGATTCAAACAAAGTACAAAGAAATCTAGGTTATGTTCCTGGAGAAATATCATTCCCAATTCATATGACAGGAATTGATTTGTTAAAACAAATATTTAGATTAAGAAACATGTCAGATTGAAATGATGTTAGAAAACTTATTGACTATTGAGAGTTTAATCCCAATATGAAAATCAAAAAAATGTCTAAGGGAATGAAACAAAAAGTAGCATTAGTTATTGCATGAATGCATAATCCAGACATAATTGTTTTGGATGAACCAACAACTGGACTTGATCCTTTAATGCAAGACAAGTTTGTTAAGTTAGTTCAAAAATCCAAAGAAGAAGGTAAAGCAATCATTTTATCATCACATATTTTCTCAGAAATAGAAAAGACATGTGATTATGTTGCAATAATAAAAAGAGGAAAAATAGTTTCTACTGTTGATGTCAAAGATATTCAATATAATGAAGAAAAAACTTATGAAATAAAATTCAAAAATGAAGTAGATGAACAAAAAATAATCTCTCATAAATGAAAAGTAAAAAGTTTTGAAAATAATATAATGTTTGTTGTCGTAGAAAATAAGGATATCAATGATTTTATCCAAACTATTTCACATAATGATATTGAGTTTATCAAAGAGCATCCTTTAGATCTTGAACAATATTTTATGAAATATTACCAAAATGAAATTGAAAAGGACGTTATTGAGAAATTAGATAATATAGAACTAAAGTCGGGTGCCAAAAAATCATTTGTTTCATTCGAACTTATAAAAGATACTTCAAGAAAATCATTTTGGCTATGATTCTTTATGACTATAATACCAACTATAATGTCTATTGTTGTGTTTTCGGTTATGTTTAACAATCAGTCGGTTTTAGATAAGGTTGCAAGCGGGGTTAGTTGAGAAATTATTATAAATGGGGCAATTACATCTTTGATTACAAGCACAACAGGAATTGCGTATTTATTGATTTTAGTATATCTTCTTGTAACTGGTAATTCCTTAGTAGCGGGTGAAGTTGAAAAAGGGACAATGGTAAATTTACTTACAACTAACCAATCTAGAAAAAGTGTTCTATTAACAAAAATGTTAACTTACATATCATTTTTAGTTCTAAGTATATTTATTCTGTTCATAACTTCTATTAGTACAATTGGAATTTTAGGAAAAGGTTCAGAAATTAATTTCGGATTAATAGGGATGTATTTCATTGGTTTATTTCTAATAATTTTATTGATGTCTTCAATCAGTTTTCTTTCAAGTTGTTATTTTAATAAATCAGCTTACTCTTTAGCAACAGCTGGAGGAATAGCTATTATATTTTATGTATTATATTTCGTAAGTAAAATTAATGAATCAGTAGAATTTTTAAAATACTTCTCATTGAATACTCTATTTACAATTGATTACACTGAAGTTGGTCAAGTTGGAAAGTATCTTGGACAATATTTATCTATGTTTATCCTTTCAATTGGTTTATATACTACTTCTTACTTCGTTTTCACTAAAAAAGACTTACCATTATAA
- a CDS encoding ABC transporter permease: MIGQASDLNIEERAEFLFQDNLTEIRYRMVVLDPLWSERLTIYQGRKPRDKNEVIINSQFAKAQHIKLGQNLTIGGGEFIVSGLASDPLSYFPISDTLEAIPNSAKTAIVYGNDATFESVISKDFQKQITKTLYTLVTNKSNEKNLDKNMSRFVASKFNNPSEIVRSLSTLNKLSNDEDVKFNSSESSEEFTKFASSPFAYNWELTPKVVEIFKLCSIILSSVVIIIALVATGITVKKTIEMNSSEIGILKSLGAKASEISLSYVWYGIFIMIFVIPVAWLTAAFTQETIARLFLSYMGGVYWQVIFNWQSFLIAFLLFGLLVGLVSYLVAYILTRKPALTIMDKKDVVKRIKFLDNLKFKLTKRTKFTTRFSIELAASGFSKTLLTGAMVFLSAFIVSGCLTLLGVVDVALSNYYKNVKYANNIQNVESIGNAPMSKTSLSAWQGVEEYDKYLYDSKGIFGDEVKSISEAPSNLGGVSDTSVLPHLTLNVKDGKLESEWLYQTLSNSINNNQNEDNNSLVSIIGSIFGNNINQLLGKGISLGEIQKTLDWIIHSNEFKSDEFMARKEKVKTASDLLSSTFPPIIAQLMNTSAKGEGTWKEQILDVIVSQTPSYIKNFFNKSENRQNQFEFGWTINNYIPTVDNLYTKINAETNNNKLSIIGLQSTQNAYNFSNIKNNIFLSEYKARKLQDVIYGKENQNIYIDNFKVYDKDNGELTIPTITNSQAKLIYPFKDDLLDKLTFNADRLVLSEDQTNIPNEAWMYDDRDYQKFLNHDIKEDKGWLRASALSANKMTYAPIFNYNNGTKKGFEKYDGVIPNSLVKDSYGFFNLQSEYDENEHETLKAEIRPYYQYDNITLFIPKSKATRFEAIKNLGNKDTSEWFGYIDKNAVPKDTVKQWENIDPATKSNDYVWIRPYSLYYDVRGKYEKPKANLTGIELSQLTDSYKNFLWQSFKSQNNPFAIANKTMDWNKISGGNIKKINLKSVGDLKVYGNNLIIADQNIVNLVHGYSIDKYLPFNYQYEDKNSQNNGSYTENGVKVNTYDYVNPNNLINNESSNNLIYGTNDKQRSIRPNLWYNGVYSNAKEPYFLTTQASFSRNPKIGEDTINGDSTYKLWVETTDTEFLSQQQALIDQISKLIISIGTLFISMIIIISSLATTLIADLYVNQYKKFMIIMKSLGYSNWKIIKYSFGFVSLFSMITYVMGVLTSYLVIFGITTYINNNFIAIPFGYTWWAPFVSTILVVGMFILSTIITTRKIRKEPPSSLMTG, from the coding sequence TTGATTGGGCAAGCTAGTGATTTAAATATTGAAGAAAGAGCTGAGTTTCTTTTTCAAGATAATTTAACTGAAATAAGATATCGTATGGTAGTTTTGGATCCTCTTTGAAGTGAACGATTAACAATTTACCAAGGAAGAAAACCAAGAGATAAAAATGAAGTTATTATAAATAGTCAATTTGCAAAAGCACAACACATAAAATTAGGACAAAATCTAACTATTGGTGGTGGTGAATTTATTGTAAGTGGTTTAGCATCAGATCCTCTTAGTTATTTTCCAATTAGTGATACTCTAGAAGCGATACCTAATAGTGCTAAAACAGCGATTGTTTATGGAAATGATGCGACTTTTGAAAGTGTTATTTCAAAAGATTTTCAAAAACAAATTACTAAAACTTTGTACACCTTAGTAACAAACAAATCAAACGAAAAAAATTTGGATAAAAACATGTCTAGATTCGTAGCTAGCAAATTCAATAACCCATCTGAAATCGTTAGAAGTTTATCAACTTTAAACAAATTGAGCAACGATGAGGATGTAAAATTCAATAGCTCTGAAAGCAGTGAGGAATTCACTAAATTTGCAAGTTCACCATTTGCCTATAATTGAGAACTAACTCCAAAAGTTGTAGAAATATTCAAGTTATGTTCTATAATTTTAAGCAGTGTTGTTATTATAATTGCCTTAGTTGCAACTGGTATTACAGTTAAAAAGACTATTGAAATGAATTCAAGTGAAATAGGAATTTTAAAATCATTAGGTGCAAAAGCTAGTGAAATTTCATTATCATATGTTTGATATGGGATCTTTATAATGATTTTTGTTATACCAGTAGCTTGATTAACTGCTGCATTTACCCAAGAAACCATTGCCCGACTCTTTTTAAGTTATATGGGTGGTGTATATTGACAAGTTATTTTTAATTGACAATCATTCTTGATTGCATTTCTATTGTTTGGATTGTTGGTTGGATTAGTGTCATACCTAGTAGCTTACATTTTAACTAGAAAACCAGCCCTTACAATTATGGATAAAAAAGACGTTGTCAAACGTATAAAATTTCTTGATAATCTTAAATTTAAACTTACAAAAAGAACTAAGTTCACAACAAGATTTAGTATTGAGTTAGCTGCTTCTGGATTTTCAAAAACCTTATTGACAGGCGCTATGGTGTTTCTATCAGCGTTTATAGTTTCTGGTTGTTTAACACTTCTTGGTGTCGTTGATGTTGCACTAAGCAATTATTACAAAAATGTAAAATACGCGAATAATATTCAAAATGTTGAGTCAATTGGTAATGCACCGATGTCAAAAACATCTTTATCTGCTTGGCAGGGAGTGGAAGAATATGATAAATATTTATATGATTCAAAAGGTATTTTTGGAGATGAAGTAAAATCTATTTCAGAAGCACCATCAAATTTAGGTGGAGTTTCAGATACTTCTGTATTACCACATTTAACCCTAAATGTTAAGGATGGTAAATTAGAATCTGAATGACTTTATCAAACTTTATCAAACTCCATCAATAACAACCAAAATGAAGACAATAACAGCCTAGTATCAATTATTGGTAGCATATTTGGTAATAATATCAATCAACTTTTAGGAAAAGGTATATCTCTTGGAGAAATACAAAAAACATTAGATTGAATTATTCACTCTAATGAATTCAAAAGTGATGAATTTATGGCGAGAAAAGAAAAGGTAAAAACTGCATCAGATTTATTGTCTAGTACATTTCCACCAATAATTGCTCAACTTATGAATACTAGCGCAAAAGGAGAAGGTACTTGAAAAGAGCAAATTCTAGATGTTATTGTTTCTCAAACACCTTCATACATTAAAAACTTCTTTAACAAGTCAGAAAACAGACAAAATCAATTCGAATTTGGTTGAACAATTAACAATTATATTCCAACTGTAGATAATCTATATACAAAAATTAATGCTGAGACTAATAATAATAAATTATCTATTATTGGTCTTCAATCAACACAAAATGCATACAACTTTTCTAATATTAAAAATAATATATTTTTAAGTGAGTATAAAGCAAGAAAATTGCAAGATGTCATCTATGGCAAAGAAAATCAAAATATTTATATTGATAATTTTAAAGTTTACGATAAAGATAACGGGGAATTAACAATCCCAACTATTACAAATAGTCAAGCAAAATTAATATATCCTTTTAAAGATGATTTATTAGATAAACTAACTTTCAATGCAGATCGTTTAGTATTGTCTGAAGATCAAACCAATATACCTAATGAAGCTTGAATGTATGATGATAGAGATTATCAAAAATTCTTAAATCATGACATAAAAGAGGATAAAGGTTGACTCAGAGCTAGTGCTCTTTCAGCTAATAAGATGACTTATGCACCTATTTTCAATTACAATAATGGTACTAAAAAAGGGTTCGAAAAATATGATGGTGTTATTCCTAACTCTTTGGTTAAAGATTCTTATGGATTCTTTAATTTACAAAGTGAATATGACGAAAATGAACATGAAACTCTTAAAGCTGAGATAAGACCTTATTATCAATATGACAATATAACATTATTCATACCTAAATCAAAAGCAACTAGATTTGAAGCTATTAAAAATTTAGGAAATAAAGATACTTCTGAATGGTTTGGTTATATAGATAAAAATGCTGTTCCAAAAGACACAGTTAAACAGTGGGAAAATATCGATCCCGCAACAAAAAGCAATGATTATGTTTGAATAAGACCATACTCTTTGTATTACGATGTAAGGGGTAAATATGAGAAACCAAAAGCAAACCTTACAGGTATCGAATTATCACAATTAACAGATTCTTACAAAAACTTTTTGTGACAATCATTTAAATCTCAAAATAATCCATTTGCCATCGCAAACAAAACTATGGATTGAAACAAAATATCTGGGGGTAATATAAAAAAAATTAACCTTAAATCAGTTGGAGACCTTAAAGTTTATGGTAATAACTTAATCATCGCTGATCAAAATATCGTTAACTTAGTACATGGATATTCTATTGACAAGTACTTGCCATTCAATTATCAATATGAGGATAAAAACTCACAAAATAATGGTAGTTACACAGAAAATGGAGTAAAAGTTAATACATATGACTATGTTAATCCTAATAATCTTATAAATAATGAGAGTTCAAACAATTTAATATATGGAACAAACGATAAACAAAGAAGCATAAGACCGAATCTTTGATACAATGGAGTTTATTCTAATGCAAAAGAACCTTATTTCTTAACAACTCAAGCATCTTTCTCAAGAAATCCAAAAATTGGTGAAGATACTATAAACGGTGATAGCACTTATAAACTATGGGTTGAAACGACAGATACCGAGTTCTTATCACAACAACAAGCACTTATTGACCAAATATCTAAACTGATTATTTCAATAGGTACCTTATTTATATCTATGATAATTATTATTTCTTCGTTAGCAACAACATTGATTGCTGATCTTTATGTAAACCAATACAAAAAGTTCATGATCATAATGAAATCGCTTGGATACTCTAACTGAAAAATAATCAAATACTCGTTTGGATTTGTAAGTTTATTCTCTATGATTACTTATGTAATGGGTGTTTTAACAAGTTATTTAGTGATATTCGGAATAACAACATATATAAATAATAATTTCATTGCAATTCCATTTGGTTACACTTGGTGGGCACCGTTTGTCTCAACAATATTAGTCGTTGGTATGTTTATTTTATCAACAATTATAACAACCAGAAAGATTCGTAAGGAACCTCCAAGTTCATTAATGACGGGATAA